A single window of Archangium gephyra DNA harbors:
- a CDS encoding (2,3-dihydroxybenzoyl)adenylate synthase codes for MTGPRRDSVPLPGCPTWPEEFASRYRRAGYWCGETFGQVLRERARRHGERTALVAGAQRWSYRELDERADRLAAGLHALGIKPRDRVVVQLPNIAEFFEVCFALFRLGALPVFALPAHRSAEISYFCAFTEAAAYIIPDKHGGFDYRTLAGQVRERVPGLRQVIVAGEAGPFTALNSLYAEPAGLPEPSPSDVAFFQLSGGSTGIPKLIPRTHDDYIYSLRASADICQLDGSSVYLCVLPAAHNFPLSSPGVLGTLYAGGTAVLSPYPSPDVAFPLIERERVTLTALVPPLAMVWMEAAAARRYDLSSLRVLQVGGAKFSEEAARRVRPTLGCTLQQVFGMAEGLVNYTRLDDPEELIVTTQGRPISPDDELRVVDEDGREVAPGETGLLLTRGPYTIRGYYKAETHNARAFTPDGFYSTGDVVRVTPEGYLVVEGREKDQINRGGDKVAAEEIENHLLAHPAVHDAAVVAIPDPFLGERTCAFVIPREAPPPPTALTAFLRERGLAAFKIPDRVEFIDAFPKTGVGKVSKKALRETLSRRNTASNP; via the coding sequence ATGACGGGGCCTCGGCGGGACTCCGTTCCCCTTCCGGGTTGCCCCACGTGGCCCGAGGAGTTCGCCTCGCGCTACCGGCGAGCCGGCTACTGGTGCGGCGAGACCTTCGGACAGGTGCTGCGCGAGCGGGCCCGGCGCCACGGTGAGCGCACCGCGCTCGTCGCCGGAGCGCAGCGCTGGAGCTACCGCGAGCTCGACGAGCGGGCGGACCGGCTGGCCGCCGGACTCCATGCGCTGGGAATCAAGCCGAGGGACCGGGTGGTGGTGCAGCTGCCCAACATCGCCGAGTTCTTCGAGGTCTGCTTCGCGCTGTTCCGGCTGGGCGCGCTGCCGGTGTTCGCGCTGCCCGCGCACCGGAGCGCGGAGATCAGCTACTTCTGCGCGTTCACCGAGGCTGCCGCCTACATCATCCCGGACAAACACGGGGGATTCGATTACCGCACGCTGGCCGGTCAGGTCCGCGAGCGGGTGCCAGGCCTGCGGCAGGTGATCGTCGCTGGTGAGGCCGGCCCGTTCACCGCGTTGAACAGCCTGTACGCCGAGCCGGCCGGGCTGCCGGAGCCGAGCCCCAGCGACGTGGCGTTCTTCCAGCTGTCGGGCGGCAGCACGGGCATCCCCAAGCTCATCCCCAGGACGCACGACGATTACATCTACAGCCTGCGCGCCAGCGCGGACATCTGCCAGCTGGATGGGTCGAGCGTGTACCTGTGCGTGCTGCCCGCCGCGCACAACTTCCCGCTCAGCTCGCCGGGAGTGCTCGGCACCCTGTACGCGGGAGGGACGGCCGTGCTGTCGCCGTACCCCAGCCCCGACGTGGCCTTCCCGTTGATCGAGCGGGAGCGCGTCACCCTTACCGCGCTGGTGCCTCCGCTGGCGATGGTCTGGATGGAGGCCGCCGCGGCCCGGCGGTACGACTTGTCGAGCTTGCGGGTGTTGCAGGTGGGCGGTGCGAAGTTCAGCGAGGAGGCCGCGCGGCGGGTGCGCCCCACGCTCGGGTGCACGCTGCAGCAGGTCTTCGGAATGGCCGAGGGTCTGGTCAACTACACCCGGCTGGACGATCCCGAGGAGCTCATCGTCACCACCCAGGGCAGGCCGATCTCGCCCGACGATGAGCTCCGGGTGGTGGACGAGGACGGCCGCGAGGTCGCTCCCGGGGAGACGGGCCTGTTGCTGACGCGCGGCCCCTACACCATCCGCGGCTACTACAAGGCCGAGACGCACAACGCGCGGGCGTTCACCCCTGACGGCTTCTACAGCACCGGAGACGTGGTGCGGGTGACGCCCGAGGGCTACCTGGTGGTGGAGGGCCGCGAGAAGGATCAGATCAACCGCGGTGGCGACAAGGTCGCCGCCGAGGAGATCGAGAACCATCTGCTGGCCCATCCCGCCGTCCACGACGCGGCGGTGGTCGCCATCCCGGATCCGTTCCTCGGCGAGCGCACCTGCGCGTTCGTCATTCCCCGCGAAGCACCGCCGCCCCCCACGGCGCTCACCGCGTTCCTGCGCGAGCGCGGACTGGCCGCCTTCAAGATTCCCGACCGGGTCGAGTTCATCGACGCGTTCCCGAAAACGGGAGTCGGGAAGGTCAGCAAGAAGGCCCTGCGCGAAACGCTCTCCCGGCGGAACACCGCCTCCAACCCCTGA
- a CDS encoding isochorismatase family protein translates to MALPAIAPYSMPGAADLPRNKVSWTPDPQRSVLLIHDMQRYFVDAFTPGQSPVPELLANIQRLRRHCASLGIPVVYSAQPGGQTPEQRGLQLDLWGPGINGGPHQKEIVDALTPGEGDILLTKWRYSAFIKTGLLELLRERGRDQLIISGIYAHIGCLQTASHAFMHDVKAFLVADALGDFSREQHLLALNYAAKLCAVTTTTQQVIEQLGSPVSQGEGLLSRQQVRSDVAELLQEAASIGDDENLLERGLDSIRIMSLVERWRRTGAEISFVELAERPTLTDWYSLLSSAAPQRPSHHAS, encoded by the coding sequence ATGGCACTCCCCGCCATTGCCCCCTATTCCATGCCCGGCGCGGCCGACCTACCCAGGAACAAGGTCTCGTGGACGCCGGATCCCCAGCGCTCCGTGCTGCTGATCCACGACATGCAGCGCTACTTCGTCGACGCCTTCACGCCCGGGCAGTCCCCGGTGCCGGAGCTGCTCGCCAACATCCAGCGGCTGCGGCGGCATTGCGCCTCGCTGGGCATCCCCGTGGTGTACTCGGCCCAGCCCGGTGGTCAGACGCCCGAGCAGCGGGGCCTGCAACTGGACCTGTGGGGCCCGGGCATCAACGGCGGTCCGCACCAGAAGGAGATCGTCGACGCGCTCACTCCGGGCGAGGGCGACATCCTCCTCACCAAGTGGCGTTACAGCGCGTTCATCAAGACCGGGCTGTTGGAGCTGTTGCGCGAGCGCGGGCGCGACCAGCTGATCATCTCCGGCATCTACGCCCACATCGGCTGTCTTCAGACGGCGAGCCACGCCTTCATGCACGATGTGAAGGCCTTCCTGGTCGCCGACGCGCTGGGCGACTTCTCGCGGGAGCAGCACCTCCTGGCGCTGAACTACGCGGCGAAGTTGTGCGCCGTCACCACCACCACCCAGCAGGTCATCGAGCAGCTGGGGTCCCCGGTCTCACAGGGGGAGGGGCTCTTGAGCCGCCAGCAGGTGCGCTCGGATGTCGCCGAGCTGCTCCAGGAGGCGGCCTCGATCGGGGATGACGAGAACCTGCTGGAGCGGGGGCTCGACTCCATCCGGATCATGAGCCTGGTCGAGCGCTGGCGGCGCACCGGAGCGGAGATCTCCTTCGTGGAGCTCGCCGAGCGCCCGACGCTGACCGACTGGTACTCGCTGCTGTCCTCGGCGGCCCCCCAGCGTCCTTCCCATCACGCCTCGTAG
- a CDS encoding condensation domain-containing protein translates to MHDPQNVRWPLSAAQHGIWLGQQFDLASPVYNAGECIELRGPVDPALFEAAVRQAVSEAEALHARFVTEGQGAVQFLEPRRDWTLHVADLSGTPEPWEAAWAWMRADLARPVELSQGPLFAQALFKAAPDRFFWYQRAHHIALDGFGFSLMARRVAELYTARAAGRPVTGGFGSLRAVLDEDAAYRAGPQFSLDRTFWMERFADRPTPVSLAEPAPMSASFVRQTRYLPPSEVERLQAAARQAGLSWSDLVLAATAAWLHRRTDAPEVVLGLPVMSRLGSAALRVPCMAMNIVPLRVPVRPEAGLFALAREVASELRAVRPHLRYRYEQLRRDLRLVGGQRRLFGPVVNIMPFDYALRFAGIPAIAHNLSAGPVEDLSIGLYARSDGGGLRVDFDANPACYRAETLDSHQPEFLQLLESWVGAPEQAVGRSRGQALASVAPGDSELASVLDGGPLPVPARPVLNLITERAHEQPDAVAVEHGPHRLSYRELLQASHALAGQLIAAGVQTDTAVAVMVPRSIDAIVATLGVLFSGAGYLPIDPYGPSSRTTAILEDAAPALIITSSQGSTPGTGPVAPGHLVVSRNEKAAPRQDRETTREPEARLAYVIYTSGSTGQPNGVQISRGALAHFVAGATQHYGVNREDRVLQFAPLHFDASVEEIFLTLCAGARLVLRTDEMLQSVPRLLGACAGHGITVLDLPTAFWHELAYSVSTDAARLPSPSAW, encoded by the coding sequence ATGCACGATCCACAGAATGTCCGCTGGCCTCTGTCAGCGGCCCAGCACGGAATCTGGCTGGGCCAACAGTTCGACCTCGCGAGCCCGGTGTACAACGCTGGTGAATGCATCGAGCTCCGTGGACCCGTCGATCCGGCGCTCTTCGAGGCGGCGGTGCGGCAGGCCGTCTCGGAGGCCGAGGCGCTACACGCGCGCTTCGTGACGGAGGGGCAGGGGGCCGTGCAGTTCCTCGAGCCGCGGCGGGACTGGACACTTCACGTGGCCGACCTGAGCGGGACTCCAGAGCCGTGGGAGGCGGCGTGGGCGTGGATGCGTGCGGACCTGGCCCGGCCCGTGGAGCTCAGCCAGGGCCCCCTCTTCGCGCAGGCGCTGTTCAAGGCCGCGCCCGATCGGTTCTTCTGGTACCAGCGGGCCCACCACATCGCCCTGGATGGTTTCGGCTTCTCGTTGATGGCGAGGCGGGTGGCCGAGCTCTACACCGCGCGGGCGGCTGGACGGCCTGTCACGGGAGGGTTCGGCTCGCTGCGCGCCGTGCTGGACGAGGACGCGGCCTATCGGGCCGGACCCCAGTTCTCGCTCGACCGGACCTTCTGGATGGAGCGCTTCGCGGACCGGCCCACGCCGGTGAGCCTCGCGGAGCCCGCGCCCATGTCGGCCAGCTTCGTGCGACAGACGCGCTACCTGCCCCCCAGTGAGGTGGAGCGGCTGCAGGCGGCCGCACGCCAGGCGGGCCTGAGCTGGTCGGACCTCGTGCTCGCGGCCACGGCGGCCTGGCTGCACCGGCGGACCGATGCGCCCGAGGTGGTGCTCGGGTTGCCGGTGATGTCGCGGCTGGGCTCGGCCGCGCTGCGGGTGCCGTGCATGGCGATGAACATCGTTCCCCTGCGGGTGCCCGTGCGTCCGGAGGCCGGGTTGTTCGCCCTGGCCCGCGAGGTGGCCTCGGAGCTCCGCGCCGTGCGGCCCCATCTGCGCTACCGCTACGAGCAGCTACGGCGGGATCTACGGCTCGTCGGAGGGCAGCGCCGGTTGTTCGGCCCGGTGGTCAACATCATGCCGTTCGACTACGCGCTGCGCTTCGCGGGCATACCGGCCATCGCGCACAACCTCTCCGCGGGGCCGGTCGAGGATCTGTCGATCGGTCTGTACGCCCGGTCCGACGGCGGCGGCCTGCGGGTCGACTTCGATGCCAACCCGGCCTGCTACCGCGCCGAGACGCTGGACTCTCATCAACCCGAGTTTCTCCAGCTCCTGGAGTCGTGGGTCGGTGCGCCCGAGCAGGCGGTGGGCCGCTCCAGGGGTCAGGCTCTGGCCTCGGTGGCACCAGGGGACAGCGAGCTCGCGTCCGTTCTCGATGGCGGGCCGCTCCCCGTGCCAGCGCGCCCGGTCCTGAATCTGATCACCGAGCGTGCTCACGAGCAGCCCGACGCGGTCGCGGTGGAGCACGGCCCGCACCGGCTGAGCTACCGCGAGCTGCTCCAGGCCTCCCACGCGCTGGCGGGCCAGCTCATCGCGGCGGGTGTTCAGACGGATACCGCCGTGGCGGTGATGGTTCCACGGAGCATCGATGCGATCGTCGCGACCCTGGGCGTGCTGTTCTCCGGGGCCGGCTACCTGCCGATCGATCCGTATGGGCCCTCGTCCAGGACCACCGCGATCCTCGAAGACGCCGCGCCCGCGTTGATCATCACCTCTTCCCAGGGCTCGACACCCGGTACCGGACCGGTGGCCCCGGGTCATCTGGTCGTGAGCAGGAATGAGAAGGCCGCCCCCCGGCAGGACCGTGAGACGACACGGGAGCCGGAGGCGCGACTGGCCTATGTCATCTACACGTCCGGCTCGACCGGTCAGCCCAATGGCGTGCAGATCTCCCGAGGGGCGTTGGCCCACTTCGTGGCGGGGGCGACGCAGCACTATGGCGTGAACCGCGAGGACCGGGTGCTTCAGTTCGCGCCGCTGCACTTCGACGCCAGCGTGGAGGAGATCTTCCTGACCCTGTGCGCGGGCGCGAGGCTGGTGCTGCGCACCGATGAGATGCTCCAGTCGGTGCCGCGGTTGCTCGGCGCCTGCGCGGGGCATGGCATCACCGTGTTGGACCTGCCCACGGCGTTCTGGCACGAGCTGGCCTACAGCGTGTCGACGGACGCGGCCCGTCTCCCGTCTCCCTCCGCCTGGTGA
- a CDS encoding thioester reductase domain-containing protein: protein MIIGGEAALPERVARWRAAVGPEVLLLNTYGPTEATVVATVATLSGGTGDAPTSEDVPIGCPLPGVCAVVLDSRGQLAAPGTEGELYLLGGGLARGYLGRPERDAARFIPLEALPGSPRAYRTGDRVRLRGDGQLVFAGRVDDEFKISGHRIDPAEVETTLLGHPGVREAAVVGQVLAGGSRRLCAHVVAAEPVPLAAELRRFLLEVLPAPMVPSAFVFTERLPRTSTGKLDRAALRHVQPAGESAPVTTAATELERVVLNVWEQVLGVSGVSAQDDFFELGGQSLQSIQVANRLGVALGREVPVATVFRYPTAAALAQALERGGETGSDSGGLTPAMLADAVLPEELVPWQVDKGQGRDAPPRQVLLTGATGFVGAYLLEQLLRQTDVRVVCPVRARDEAHAMERIRAALKAWRLPDTGLAERVLALPADLSQPWLGLGPACFHGLAAECDAVYHNAAVVSVVREYGSLRAVNVQGTRELLRLAAAVRPKPLHYVSTLAVAPPSNLAPEVPEDFVPSHAGLRDGYQQSKWIAERLVQQAAERGLPVTVYRLGRVVGAPGSGTINPQDLVWRILLAGIPAGALPQLDVSEAWTPVDYVARALVRLSLVPRPGAVFNLTPAPEVRLGELFRQVRDYGYPTELLPVPDWCARVAASTDGAAHKATLAFFELRAGSSEPTFGLGPTRCERLTQALAGTGISCPPADRQLLFRYLDSCVEQGLLPAP, encoded by the coding sequence GTGATCATCGGAGGCGAGGCCGCGCTGCCCGAGCGTGTCGCACGCTGGCGCGCCGCCGTGGGGCCCGAGGTGCTGTTGCTCAACACCTATGGCCCCACCGAGGCCACCGTGGTGGCCACCGTCGCCACGCTCAGCGGCGGCACGGGGGACGCGCCCACCAGCGAGGACGTGCCCATCGGCTGTCCGCTCCCCGGCGTGTGCGCGGTGGTGCTCGACTCGCGGGGACAGCTCGCCGCTCCAGGCACGGAGGGAGAGCTCTACCTGCTGGGCGGGGGTCTGGCGCGAGGCTACCTGGGCCGCCCGGAGCGGGATGCGGCGCGCTTCATCCCGCTCGAGGCCCTGCCTGGCAGTCCACGCGCCTACCGCACCGGTGACAGGGTCCGGCTGCGCGGGGATGGGCAGCTGGTGTTCGCCGGCCGCGTGGATGATGAGTTCAAGATCAGCGGCCATCGGATTGATCCGGCCGAGGTCGAGACCACGCTGCTCGGCCACCCCGGTGTGCGCGAGGCCGCCGTGGTGGGGCAGGTGCTGGCCGGAGGTTCGCGGCGGCTGTGCGCGCACGTCGTCGCCGCCGAGCCCGTTCCCTTGGCGGCGGAGCTGCGCCGGTTCCTCCTGGAGGTGCTGCCCGCTCCCATGGTCCCCAGTGCCTTCGTGTTCACCGAGCGGTTGCCCCGGACCAGCACGGGCAAGCTCGACCGGGCCGCGCTGCGCCACGTGCAGCCCGCCGGGGAGTCCGCTCCGGTCACCACCGCGGCCACGGAGCTCGAGCGCGTGGTGCTGAACGTCTGGGAGCAGGTGCTGGGCGTGAGTGGCGTGTCGGCACAGGATGACTTCTTCGAGCTCGGAGGCCAGTCGCTCCAGAGCATCCAGGTGGCCAACCGGCTCGGCGTCGCGCTGGGTCGCGAGGTGCCCGTGGCCACGGTGTTCCGTTACCCGACCGCCGCCGCGCTGGCGCAGGCGCTCGAGCGGGGGGGGGAGACTGGCTCGGACAGCGGGGGGCTCACGCCCGCCATGCTCGCGGATGCCGTGCTCCCCGAGGAGCTCGTCCCCTGGCAGGTGGACAAGGGGCAGGGGAGGGATGCTCCACCGCGGCAGGTCCTGCTGACTGGCGCTACGGGCTTCGTCGGTGCGTATCTGCTCGAGCAGTTGCTGCGCCAGACGGATGTGCGGGTCGTCTGTCCGGTGCGCGCCCGTGACGAGGCGCATGCGATGGAGCGGATTCGCGCGGCCCTGAAGGCCTGGCGGCTCCCGGACACGGGCCTCGCCGAGCGGGTGCTGGCACTGCCGGCGGACCTGTCACAACCCTGGCTGGGACTGGGGCCCGCGTGCTTCCACGGACTGGCCGCCGAGTGCGATGCCGTCTACCACAACGCCGCGGTGGTCAGTGTCGTACGCGAATACGGCAGCCTGCGGGCCGTCAATGTTCAGGGGACTCGCGAGCTTCTCCGGCTGGCCGCCGCCGTGCGGCCCAAGCCGCTGCACTACGTCTCCACCCTGGCGGTGGCTCCGCCGTCGAACCTCGCCCCCGAGGTTCCCGAGGACTTCGTGCCGTCCCACGCGGGGCTGCGCGATGGCTATCAGCAGAGCAAGTGGATCGCCGAGAGGCTGGTTCAACAGGCGGCCGAGCGCGGCCTGCCGGTGACGGTCTACCGGCTGGGGCGAGTCGTGGGCGCGCCCGGCAGCGGCACCATCAATCCGCAGGATCTCGTCTGGCGCATCCTGCTGGCCGGCATTCCCGCGGGGGCGTTGCCCCAGCTCGACGTGAGCGAGGCGTGGACGCCGGTGGACTATGTGGCGCGGGCGCTCGTGCGGTTGTCGCTGGTGCCTCGGCCCGGTGCGGTGTTCAACCTCACGCCCGCGCCGGAGGTGCGGCTGGGCGAGCTGTTCCGCCAGGTCCGCGACTACGGCTACCCGACCGAGCTGCTCCCGGTCCCCGATTGGTGCGCACGCGTGGCCGCGAGCACGGACGGCGCGGCGCACAAGGCCACGCTGGCCTTCTTCGAGCTGCGCGCGGGCTCGTCGGAGCCCACCTTCGGCCTGGGGCCCACCCGCTGCGAGCGTTTGACCCAAGCGCTCGCGGGGACCGGCATCTCCTGCCCGCCAGCCGACCGCCAACTGCTGTTCCGCTACCTGGACTCCTGCGTGGAGCAGGGGCTGCTGCCCGCTCCCTGA
- a CDS encoding class II 3-deoxy-7-phosphoheptulonate synthase, which yields MTRNWTPRSWREMPVRHMPEDYPDPRALARVESELSRLPPLVFTAETRRLTHALGLVSQGKAFLLQGGDCAESFKEFTADNIRDTFRLILQMAVVLTFAGGRPVVKVGRIAGQFAKPRSSAVETLGGVTLPAYRGDIINGMDFDPAERTPDPKRLLKAYHQSSATLNLLRSYAQGGYADLCNLHRWALDFVAGSPQGERYRRLADQIFESLCFMSALHVHSEPQSPPVPVDLFTSHEALLLNFEEAMTRADPMSGEWFDASAHMLWIGERTRQLDGGHVEFMRGIQNPIGLKCGPTMEPDELLRLIDVLNPKALPGRLTLIGRFGADKAAECLPRLIAATRRDGRPVVWSSDPMHGNTLKASNGYKTRPFDRILSEVKTFTQVAAAEGVHPGGLHLEMTGQDVTECLGGARAVTEDALSSRYHTHCDPRLNADQALQLAFMVADKLHAQRTPQVRAA from the coding sequence ATGACCCGAAACTGGACCCCCCGCTCCTGGCGGGAGATGCCCGTCAGACACATGCCCGAGGACTACCCTGATCCTCGAGCGCTCGCCCGCGTCGAGAGCGAGCTGTCGCGCCTGCCTCCCCTGGTGTTCACGGCGGAGACTCGCCGCCTGACCCACGCGCTCGGCCTGGTCTCCCAAGGCAAGGCCTTCCTGCTGCAAGGCGGTGACTGCGCGGAGAGCTTCAAGGAGTTCACCGCCGACAACATCCGCGACACCTTCCGGCTCATCCTCCAGATGGCGGTGGTGCTCACCTTCGCGGGCGGACGTCCGGTGGTGAAGGTCGGCCGCATCGCCGGCCAGTTCGCCAAGCCCCGCTCCAGCGCCGTCGAGACCCTGGGCGGTGTCACCCTGCCGGCCTACCGCGGCGACATCATCAACGGCATGGACTTCGATCCGGCCGAGCGTACGCCGGATCCCAAGCGGCTGCTCAAGGCCTATCACCAGTCCTCGGCCACGCTGAACCTCCTGCGCTCCTACGCCCAGGGCGGCTACGCGGACCTCTGCAATCTCCACCGCTGGGCGCTCGACTTCGTCGCGGGCAGCCCCCAGGGAGAGCGCTACCGCCGGCTGGCGGATCAGATCTTCGAGTCGCTGTGCTTCATGAGTGCCCTCCATGTGCACTCCGAGCCGCAGTCTCCGCCGGTCCCGGTCGATCTCTTCACCAGCCACGAGGCCCTGCTCCTGAACTTCGAGGAGGCCATGACCCGCGCCGATCCCATGTCGGGCGAGTGGTTCGACGCTTCGGCCCACATGCTGTGGATCGGCGAGCGGACCCGCCAGCTCGATGGGGGCCATGTGGAGTTCATGCGCGGCATCCAGAACCCCATCGGCCTCAAGTGCGGCCCGACGATGGAACCGGACGAGCTGTTGCGCCTCATCGACGTCCTGAACCCCAAGGCCCTCCCCGGGCGGCTGACGCTCATCGGCCGGTTCGGCGCGGACAAGGCCGCCGAGTGCCTGCCCCGGCTGATAGCCGCGACCCGGCGCGATGGCCGCCCCGTGGTCTGGTCGAGCGACCCCATGCACGGCAACACGCTGAAGGCGAGCAACGGCTACAAGACCCGGCCCTTCGATCGCATCCTCTCGGAGGTGAAGACCTTCACCCAGGTGGCCGCCGCCGAGGGCGTTCATCCCGGGGGCCTGCACCTGGAGATGACCGGGCAGGACGTCACCGAGTGTCTGGGCGGCGCCCGGGCGGTGACCGAGGACGCCCTCTCCAGCCGGTACCACACCCACTGCGATCCCCGGCTCAACGCCGACCAGGCGCTTCAGCTCGCCTTCATGGTGGCCGACAAGCTCCACGCTCAGCGCACTCCCCAGGTCCGCGCGGCCTGA
- the mxcH gene encoding TonB-dependent siderophore myxochelin receptor MxcH translates to MAPAPVVVPPKLMDFVEADYPAQARSEGLEARVRLRLRIDAQGHVTEAEVMEPVGHGFDEAARGAALRFRFEPARRDGEVKPSRLVYVYEFRLPRESPPPPEDSAAGKELTSGAGELGPIEISVQGESEAERRRQSAESVRVVETERLQRETADLGEALARTEGVGVRRAGGLGSRARFSLAGLTDEQIRFFIDGIPLELAGFGPVLANVPVNLVERVELYQGVVPIRLGTDALGGAVQLVTDRSVYGTGAAASYELGSFDTHRLTAGVRHLQGPTGLLVRANGFLDDTHNDYRINVRATDAQGRLVPTLVPRFHDAYRTRGAGVEVGFVDRPWARRLLLRVFGSGYEKELQHNPTMTVPYGEVDHGELSGGATLRFEQTFFERLSADTVAGYSWRQTRFTDVGECAYDWFGRCVEKLPQPGELESRAVERYVEQHTGFARLNLGWNLSALHTLRLAVAPTVVVRSGEDLRMRARQELDPLSGERNLFSLAGGLEYELDALDGRLENIAFLKDYLQFSRAEKLLPGGTFTRLDQDINGVGLGNSTRFRFSRELYAKASYEWATRLPRPDELFGDGVLVNENLSLKPELSHNFNLGLELESWRTRAGDFRGNVTGFGRLAEQLFQLIGQENYFTWQNVYAARSLGVAAAAGWTSPGQYLVLDGNVTWQDFRNTSNEGLFGAYEGQRLPNRPYLQAHGSARFQLMDLMCPGDELSLTWHTRYVHTFFRSWEGLGQVDSKRVIPSQLLHSLGLTYVFRNAPTTLSWTIDVQNLTDALAFDFYGVQRPGRSLFAKLTVDLGG, encoded by the coding sequence GTGGCGCCAGCTCCGGTGGTGGTGCCGCCGAAGCTGATGGATTTCGTCGAGGCGGACTACCCGGCCCAGGCGAGGAGCGAGGGCCTGGAGGCGAGGGTGCGGCTTCGCCTGCGGATCGACGCCCAGGGCCACGTCACCGAGGCCGAGGTGATGGAGCCCGTGGGGCATGGCTTCGACGAGGCGGCGCGTGGGGCGGCACTCCGCTTCCGCTTCGAGCCGGCGAGGCGCGACGGGGAGGTGAAGCCCTCACGGCTCGTCTATGTCTATGAGTTCCGCCTGCCCCGGGAGAGCCCTCCGCCGCCCGAGGACAGCGCCGCCGGGAAGGAGCTCACGTCCGGTGCCGGGGAGCTGGGACCCATCGAGATCAGCGTCCAGGGCGAGAGCGAAGCGGAGCGCCGCCGCCAGTCCGCCGAGTCGGTGCGGGTGGTCGAGACGGAGCGCCTCCAGCGGGAGACGGCCGATCTGGGCGAGGCCCTGGCGCGCACCGAGGGCGTGGGGGTGCGGCGCGCGGGAGGGCTCGGCAGCCGTGCGCGCTTCTCGCTCGCGGGGCTCACGGATGAGCAGATCCGTTTCTTCATCGACGGCATTCCGCTCGAGCTGGCGGGCTTCGGGCCGGTGTTGGCCAACGTCCCCGTCAACCTCGTCGAGCGCGTGGAGCTCTACCAGGGCGTCGTTCCCATCCGCTTGGGGACGGATGCACTGGGAGGCGCGGTTCAGCTCGTCACCGACCGATCGGTGTATGGGACGGGCGCGGCCGCATCCTACGAGCTCGGGTCCTTCGACACGCATCGCCTCACGGCCGGTGTCCGGCACCTCCAGGGGCCCACCGGGCTCCTCGTCCGGGCCAACGGCTTCCTGGACGACACCCACAATGACTATCGCATCAACGTCCGGGCCACCGACGCACAGGGGCGGCTCGTGCCCACGCTCGTCCCTCGCTTCCATGACGCCTACCGGACCCGGGGAGCGGGGGTGGAGGTGGGCTTCGTGGATCGGCCCTGGGCCCGCCGCCTGCTCCTGCGCGTGTTCGGCAGCGGGTACGAGAAGGAGCTCCAGCACAACCCCACCATGACGGTGCCCTATGGCGAGGTGGACCATGGGGAGCTCTCCGGAGGCGCCACCCTCCGGTTCGAGCAGACCTTCTTCGAGAGGCTCTCCGCCGACACGGTCGCTGGCTATTCCTGGCGCCAGACGCGCTTCACGGACGTGGGGGAGTGCGCCTACGACTGGTTCGGCCGGTGCGTCGAGAAGCTCCCTCAGCCGGGAGAGCTCGAGTCCCGAGCCGTCGAGCGGTACGTGGAGCAGCACACGGGCTTCGCACGGCTCAACCTGGGGTGGAACCTCTCCGCGCTCCACACGTTGCGACTCGCGGTGGCGCCCACCGTCGTGGTCCGGAGCGGCGAGGACCTCCGCATGCGAGCCCGTCAGGAGCTCGATCCGCTCTCGGGCGAGCGCAACCTGTTCTCCCTGGCCGGTGGCCTCGAATACGAGCTGGACGCTCTCGACGGGCGCCTGGAGAACATCGCCTTCCTCAAGGACTACCTTCAGTTCTCGCGCGCGGAGAAGCTCCTGCCGGGCGGCACCTTCACGCGGCTCGATCAGGACATCAATGGCGTGGGGTTGGGCAACAGCACCCGTTTCCGTTTCTCCCGGGAGCTCTACGCGAAGGCCTCCTACGAGTGGGCCACGCGCCTGCCTCGTCCGGACGAGCTCTTCGGTGATGGGGTGCTCGTCAACGAGAACCTCTCGCTGAAGCCCGAGCTCAGCCACAACTTCAATCTCGGGCTCGAGCTGGAGTCCTGGCGGACGCGGGCGGGAGACTTCCGGGGCAACGTGACGGGCTTCGGACGCCTCGCGGAGCAGCTCTTCCAACTCATCGGGCAGGAGAACTACTTCACCTGGCAGAACGTCTACGCGGCCCGTTCCCTGGGGGTCGCCGCCGCGGCCGGGTGGACCTCTCCGGGGCAGTACCTCGTCCTCGACGGCAACGTCACCTGGCAGGACTTCCGCAATACCTCCAACGAGGGGCTCTTTGGTGCCTACGAAGGGCAGCGCCTCCCGAACCGTCCCTACCTGCAGGCCCATGGCAGCGCCCGTTTCCAGCTCATGGACCTGATGTGTCCCGGCGACGAGCTCTCGCTGACGTGGCACACCCGCTACGTCCACACCTTCTTCCGCTCCTGGGAAGGACTGGGACAGGTGGACTCCAAGCGGGTGATCCCCTCCCAACTCCTGCACTCGCTCGGCCTCACCTACGTCTTCCGCAACGCGCCCACCACGCTGAGCTGGACGATTGACGTGCAGAACCTCACCGATGCGCTCGCGTTCGACTTCTACGGCGTCCAGCGCCCCGGGCGGAGCCTCTTCGCCAAACTCACGGTGGATCTCGGCGGCTGA